The following is a genomic window from Gadus morhua chromosome 23, gadMor3.0, whole genome shotgun sequence.
GGCACAGAACCATCACAGAAAATCGTTACATGAAAATCGTTAAACATTTGCTAATTGTTCCCCAGACCATAAAGAGACAAAGAGCAGTTAAATTCCCTGTAAAGTTCTAGATGGAAATATGTTAGCGAAAACTTGTATAGATAGGGAAGTAtctatacataggcctacaatcTTGTTTCACTAAACATTTATTAGTGACGCCATCAACGCCTTGAACTGGTTTGACTCCAGACAGGGTTCATTTGTGGTCAGTCCTTCTGCCCATACAGCGCACCACCGACAGACGTGCACTTTATTGTGATGCACAAAAATTCACTTGCTAACACAGACCACAGATTGAACATAATTGTCTTCATTATGGTATCACATCGTTAGTCAGTTCATCAGTTAACGAGGGTCTGTGTAACAGACCATTGTAAGGTATCAACAAATTAATTGAAAATCAAAGCCTAAAAATTATATTATGGTCATTTAGAAGCAGCAGGGGGCTGACCCTACAGCTTACAATCGGATGATTGACATGTATCACATCCAGGATAATCAAGATCCTTTGATTGTAATGACCAAAGAGATATCTAGATGACATCGTATTCTTCGATTACTTGAATATACTTCTAATGTTTATTACTTCTGAGTaattagtgtctgtgtgtgtgtgtgtgtgtgtgtgtgtgtgcggctggttgtgtgtgtgtgtgtgtgtgtgtgcgtgtgtgtgtgtgtgtgtgtgtgtgtgtttgtgtgtgtgtgtgtgtgtgtgtgtgtttgtgtgcgtgtgcgtgtgcgtgtgtgtgtgtgtgtgtgtgtgtgtgtgtgtgtgtgtatgtgtgtgcgtgcgtgtgtgtgagtgtgtgtgtttgtgtgcgtgtgcgtgtgtgtgtgtgtgtgtgtgtgtttgtgtgtgtgtgtgtgtgtgtgtgtgtgtgtgtgtgtgtgtgtgtgtgtgtgtgtgtgtgtgtgtgtattagagcccgaccgatgtatcggcaggccgatattatcagccgatattaggcatttttcaaactatttggtatcggcatttataatggccgataaatgaatattaaaaaaaatatatattgctgATTCAGCAagagttaggcagagtgaatgacggagatcgacggagatcatcggtgttgttcatgtgtgaaagtgtgttcatggtaagttggcaactgtcacgagacatacattgcttgaataacaatttaaagaacatccccatcaattctctaaagttagctgagagtgaaaaggatttaaaggataactacaaataaccaatgttagggaaatttgtttgttttgttgcgtgtttctgtatttttttttaatatatatatatcggccgatatatcggcatatcggatttttaaatcacaaaatattcgtatcggtatcggccttaaaaattctatatcggtcgggctctagtgtgtatgtgtgtgcatgtgtgtgtgtgtgtgtgtgtgtgtgtgtgtgtgtgtgtgtgtgtgtgtgtgtgtgtgtgtgtgtgtgtgtgtgtgtgtgtgtgtgtgtgtgtgtgtgtatgagtttatgtgtgtgtgttttgatatcTATTGGGCGCTTTCTTCATCCAGAGGTCTGCAAagaaagacaatataaacgtgACCTCTAACCCTAAATCTCCCAGTCATAGCCTGGAGGCAATTAGTCAGATCCAATTGTTTATCTTGTATTAATCATTACCATTACTCAAAGTTACTTGGAGTACATTACTGTTGGTACATGACATCATTGTGGCCACAGTAAACAACCACAACGTTCTCCTCATCTGTTTGTTCAAATGCAGGCCCTAAAACATCTGACGCTAGGGGGAgccaaacaccaaacactgaATTCTGACGCTCATTACCGCACATCAGAAAACTCATTTCAAAGAGGAATCCTCGTAGGGCCAACACAGGTTTCGCTCATAACGCTATTTGGGGACCTATTGCAACCAGATCCTTTACCAAAATTCTCATAACGGTTCTCAAAACGGTTGATCATTTGGCAAAGTGCCCAATGTACCAACAGGTCTTGAACTAGAATAAAACAGCCAAACTAAGTAATGTAATAAGATAGAATCAGttagataaaacacacacaattgaaattATTATAATATGTTCATTCAGGTTTTCTTGATTTTTCACTTATATAAAATGGgttgtctttttttcttcatGCTTCGACCCAGGTTGCTTCTAAACATAACCGATAGCCCCATCTCGTGGCCATGACACCATCTCACaggaacagcccccccccacacacacacgcacacacacacaaacacacatacacacccacacccacacacacacacacacacacgcacacgcacacacacacacacacacacgcacacacgcacacacacgcacacacgcacacacacacacacactcacacacacacacacacacacacacacacacacacacacacacacacacacacacacacacacacacacacacacacattcactacTGCAGTCACTACTATGAACTAGTTTAGACTAGTCATTGCTAACATATATTTTTCaatctattttatttataaatcattcacatttacagACATACTCCAACTCAGACAGTCACCAGTGACCAATGTTTGGAAGAAGAGATATAATGCAGGACTTTTCTGAGGGAATCAAATGAGCAACCGGGGGAGTTGATTATGATCATACTTTTTCACGCAACATTACTTTCTTTGGAAGTGTGAGATGTATACAAAAGAGAGCAAATAAAGACAAATAACAAgacaataaacacaaacagtaacaaaaatagaaaatcatttcgttctgtgtaaaaTATATGTTGATATTGTAAACACAGGAAGTGCAAATATATCCCTTAATTCGATACAATTTACAGTCGATTTGACATGTCTTCAAGACATCCCTGATGGCGCCCAAAGAGGATAAATGTTCCTTTAGAGAAATGCTGCTGGTATTAAACTTATGAAATTATCTTTCAAACCCTTTTCATAAAATTGAAACATGAAAAGTATTTCAAGTGAAAATTACAGTATAGAGAAACATTTCCAGTATGATTATAACCTGCATGCATCTGTTTCTGAATATTAACTCAATAACAAAtggataacacacacaaatagaaataTTTATTATTCTGGGAGAGCCGATAGTTGATTGACACAAAGTCAAAGTTCTCTGACATGACGACTTTCACATTGTCTCTAGGACAGGACTTTGTACACCCTTGCCTCCACTTAAAGGAGTTGTTCCCCTGGCCCTTTAATCCTAAATCAAGCAAGGTATTGGTTGTACATTAAGCCGTTAAGCTTATCTCCAGCACTCTGAACCACCCAAATATCTTCTGTCCTCCATTCCCTACAGTTTAGTAGACGCCAGAAAAGAACCAGCGGCCATGCTGCAAAGTCAGTGACAAAAGAAGACTTGGACCCCGGAAACAGTGGTCAGTGGTCCCGTGGGAGGTGGACTGCAAGGTGCGGTGATGAAGGGGTGTTTGAAACACTCTCTAGAAATGTCTGGATCAGTCGGATAGCAAAAAGCGCAGTATCAGTTCCCCTTttcaacttcttcttctccttctactTCAGCTGTGGGGTTAGGACTATTCTCAGGATCTTCTCCCTCGTCTCCtgatgagagaggagacaggagagagacagagataatcagagagagagatatacatacacagagagagatggtgtgaGAGACTGCACTATTTACCTCTATTTGATTTACCTGTCCATTCAGTTTACCTGTCCATTCAGCCTACCTGCCCATTCAGCCTGTCCATTCAGTGTACCTGTCCATTCAGCCTACCTGTCCATTGACTATTTCCTGTCCTTTCAGCCTCCCTGCACATTCAGCCAGCCCATTCACTTTACCTGTCTATTCAGTTACCTGTCTATTTAGTTTGCCTGTCTATTCAGTCTACCTGTCCATTCAGCCTGTCTGATCAATTTACCTGTCTATTCAGTTTACCTGTCCAATCAGTTGACCTGATCATtaaatgggggggggaggggggtattcagttggttgcaatctgcaatcTCATCGCTAGATGCAACTTAATGCTTCACACTTCAGTCTACCTGTGTATTCAGTTAACCCGTCAGTTTACCTGTAAGTGAATTTCAATGATCACCGGCGTCTCTCACCTGACTTGTCAATGCTGAGCTGGGCCAGGTCATGTGACAGCTCCATGGCGGAGGCGGAAGTGGTGGCATCGGCCACCAGGTTTGCCGGGACGTAGACCGGGAGGACGGCATTCCTGCGACCTGAGCGCCGGGACGCGATGAAGCGCTCAAACATCGCCTCGACATCTGTCATCACTGACACATCACACCATACAAGgggctgtcacacacacacacacacacacacacacacacacacacacacacacacacacacacacacacacacacacacacacacacacacacacacacacacacacacacacattttttatcTGGCACCGGCTGCAATGGTCACATCCGAGAAAGGGTAATTGgccaaaaaaatatacaaaacaaaagaaaacagttTGTAGCTAAAATACTAAATACTAGAAGTCGTTCAGCGGGAAAGAGGCATGCAgcataaataataaacacatgGCTTTTCCATGATCCCACATTGGTTCTCAGAAAGCGGGATGGAGCCGGGTTGCGGTGGCGATTCATCTTCTGTGCTGACATTCTAACTCTGGCTAGCCCTCACTGCCCTGGAGATCTGGCAGGGGAACACATCTCCTGACCTCAATTCCCCCATGCTTGGCGGGAGTTATATTACATTTGTATTCAACAtctgtatccccacatcactcCATAAAAGTAAAATACAAAAAGCTGGCTACATTGATGTTGATGTCTTCTGCATTGAGAACCAACACATCACTCATGGGGTCCTTAAAGTGAGTCAGCTACTGTTATATGTTGTGGTTTCATAGAGGATATGAGAAACGGTTGGGGGatgtgtataaatataaatatatatgatattattattattactattattattttccgCATTTGTTTTACTATGCTTTTCCTCCTAGTTCTCCACTCTCTAATCCTATTTTACGAGTAAGACATGGCCCTGTTAGGTAAGAAGGGTTAAACAAAACAgtcctccctgactctctctctcgctctatagTGGTAATGTCCAGCATGCTGAGAGGAgtgagctgtgattggccaggGCTATTTCGGGACACAACCATTGGGGCATGCTCTGCTTCAGCTGTCACATCTGAAATGGTACTTGGGCCCAGAGCACACACATGTTAATCCCACGAACAGCAGGGGGGTAATATCAGTGAGCAGGGGGGGAAGCCTGGTAATGCTATGCCCAGACACAGGCTCAAACAGCTTCTTTAGCCTAGCCTCTGCTAAACTCactgcctcctcctcagcctgcttACCTCATGTCGACCCCAATGGGGTAAAGGCCTTTAGGTGAGGAGGGGTGGGTTGGTGAACAGGAAACATGAATAGGAAACCAGGGTAGTAGGATAGTGCAGTGTTTAGGGTGTCCGGATGTGGGTTTGAACCAATTGTGTCAGAGTAAGACATCCTTAAGATGTCCTACCCCTCATAGAAGCTCCAGATCTTAAATCCTGAGTCGCGAATAGTAGATTACACAGTTTTGGATTTTGgagtgtatgcttgtgtgtgtgtgtgtatgtgtgtgtgtgtgtgcgtgtttttgtgtgtgcgaagtgcgtgtgtgtttgtgtgtgtgtgtgtgtgcgtgtgtgtgtgtgcgtgcgtgcgtgcgtgtgtgtgcgtgcatgcatgtatgtatgtatgtatgtgtgtgtgtatgtatgtatgtatgtatgtatgtatgtatgtatgtatgtatgtatgtatgtatgtttgtatgtatgtatgtatgtatgtttgtatgtatgtatgtatgtatgtatgtatgtatgtatgtatgtatgtatgtatgtatgtatgtatgtatgtatgtatgcatgtatgtatgtatgtatgtatgtatgtatgtatgtatgtatgtatgtatgtatgtatgtatgtatgtctgtatgcatgcagcatgtatgtatatattgtgtgtatgtgtatcggtgtgtgtccgtgcgtgcacAAATGTGTGTGAACGCAACATGCATATGTGCACGTTAGCCCAGAGTTGTGTCCATGCTCTCCCCCCAGCAGCAGTGCATGTTTGTTGTGGCGAGGGCATTGATCTGAGCCTTGGCCCTGTTGCAAATGCTGCCAAGTCCCTATGACATCAGCTGCAGGACATATGGTTCTTAAAATGGACCCAGAGAAAACTGTAGTCCCTCAAAAATACAACTAAGTAATTATACTTAGTTGGAGTAATTATACAATCATATTGTTGTGCAGATGAGCGTGCTTACCCAGGGGGAAGAGTTAAGACACTTTAACACTGGCGCAGAAGCAGAGTAGCTATAGAGAATATAGATCAAAATGGATTAAAGTAGTGAGTGAGAACTGATACACAagtctgtctttgtctttttctgtctctctcactctgtagaTCACATTGAAAGGACGTCTGGGCATACCTGAGGCAGGTGTCTGCCTCTCTCGTTTCTTCTGACCACTAAAATAATCATCATTCTTTGTGACACAACGTCCGTCCACTCAAAATATTGTTTAGGGTTATATTATCCGTATTTACACTTTTTATGaattaactgtatttatttgCCCTTTGTAAACCCACTTGAGAAGTTGTGCctttaataaaaatacaaagtgtCTCAAATAAGTTTAACTCTAAATATTCTGCCAAACATTTCAATTCCTTCCTAAAATGTTTTAAGATGAACAGCCATTCTATTTTTGGATACAATGTCCATTGTAACTCGCTGAGAAAGAGGAAACGCTGTATCAGCGCCAAGACAGCAACACAGTACACTCATATCGCTTCTAAATATTGCAATATTATGAAATATATTTACGGTACCTGAGTTTGCGTCCAAATGTTTGCTTTGCGAATCACATCACATCAGAATGACGGGACTTCAATACGCGCACAACACTGCCATCCAGACGCGACTTACGCGCACGTTGCGCAAAAACTCATGCCCCGTGCAGCATATCACGGTGGACCTTT
Proteins encoded in this region:
- the pkia gene encoding cAMP-dependent protein kinase inhibitor alpha, producing the protein MTDVEAMFERFIASRRSGRRNAVLPVYVPANLVADATTSASAMELSHDLAQLSIDKSGDEGEDPENSPNPTAEVEGEEEVEKGN